CTGGGTGTTATAAGAACTAGGGGCCAACCAAGCGGCTTTGAGCACTTCTTCAAGCACTTCCTTAGCCACCGGGCGGCTAGGGTCAAATTTTTTGCATGCAAAACGGCGTTGCAAGAGAGAATGAAATTTTTCTAAAGACAACATAGGATCTCCTTAGTGTTTAAAATACTCTTGAATAGCTTTTACCTTGTCTAGTTGCTCCCAACTAAAGCCCTCGCGTCCAAAATGCCCATAAGCAGCCGTTTGGCGATAAATAGGGCGCAAGAGATCGAGGCTTTGGATAATTCCCTTGGGAGTGAGCTTAAAAAGGGCGCGCACGCAGGCCTCTAATTCCTGAGGACTATATTTACTTGTGCCATGCGTGTTCACATAGACAGAAACTGGCTCAATAACCCCAATGGCGTAAGCAAGCTGGATAGTTGCCTTAGCACAAACCCCGCTAGCTACTAAATTTTTGGCAATATAACGCGCCATATAGGCCGCGCTACGATCCACCTTAGAGGGGTCTTTGCCACTAAAGGCCCCGCCCCCATGCGGACAACTTCCCCCATAAGTGTCTACAATGATTTTACGCCCTGTCAAACCCGCATCTCCCTGTGGCCCGCCAATCACAAATTTACCCGTGGGGTTGATGTGGTAGATGATATTATCATTAAGAAACTCTTTAGGGAGCACTTTGTAGACAATTTCCTCGATCACGGCTTCTCTGAGATGCTTTTGATCCACCTCAGGAGAATGTTGGGTAGACACCACGATAGTATGCACCCCCACAGGTTTTCCATCTTCATAGCGGATTGTAACCTGCGCCTTGCCATCGGGGCGCAAAAAAGGCAGGGTCGCGCTTTTGCGCGCTTGGGCCAAACTAGAAGTGATAGAGTGGGCTAAATAAATGGGTAGAGGCATATAAGAAGGGGTTTCATTGCAGGCGTAACCAAACATCAAGCCTTGATCGCCAGCACCCACTTCTCCATCGGCGCGATCTACACCCTGATTAATATCTGGGCTTTGCTCACCAATCGCATTGAGCACAGCCGCACTGCGGTAATCAAAACCATAAAGCGCGTCTGTGTAGCCGATGTCGCGCACCACTGCGCGCGCGATCTCTTGCATGGGGGCATAAATTTTAGTTTTAAGTTCGCCTGCAATCACGCAAAAGCCATTGGATAGCAAGGTTTCGCACGCCACGCGTGCATGCGGGTCGCGCTCAATAATGTAGTCTAAAATGGCATCGCTGATCTGATCGGCCATTTTATCCGGATGCCCCTCAGTAACCGACTCAGAGGTGAATAAATGGTTATTCATGACCCATCTGTGCAGCCACTTCGGCTGCAAAATCTTCGCTTTTTTTCTCAATCCCCTCGCCCACTTCAAAACGCACATAAGCACTAATGCTTAAAGTGTCCTGTAGCTCTGCTCCCTTCTCCTTTAAAACCTGCGCGATGGTCTTTTTATCATCCATCACAAAAAACTGCCCTAGCAGAGTGAGGCGTTGATCTAAAAGAGTGTTGTCAGCAATAAAGCGCTCCATTTTGCCCGGAATGATCTTATCAAAGATTTTTTCCGGCTTGCCCTGCTCTTTGAGCTCTTTTTTATAGGCTTCCTCTTGTTGGCTTAGCACTTCTTGGGTTAACTCAGCGTGGCTCACAAAGGTAGGAATATGTTTAAGAGGTTTACCCAAGCGTTTAGCCTCTTCGTTTTCTTTTTCCAATTCAGCCACTAGGGCTAATTTTTCCTGAGCGATAAACTCTGGAGTGAAGGCGTGGTGATCTAAAACAACGGGTTTCATCGCAGCGGCATGCATGGCGATTTGGCGGGCTAATTCGCGCAGTTTATCGGTGTTAGCCGGGTTAGTGTGGGTGATTTTAATGATTGTTCCAACCCGGTGATTAGCATGCAAATAACCATTTAAGGCTTCGTTTTCTTTGGCACTCTCATGGGTTAAACGACGCACTACGATATTTTCTCCAATTTTAGCGATTGCGCCGTGTAGATAACTTTCATAGGTTTGCCCCTCTACAGAGGCTTGATAGAGCGATTCTACACTCTCTACCCCTTGACCTTTAGCTACCTCCAAACTCTTAGCCACTAATGCTTTAAAGTGATCGTTTTTGGCTACAAAATCTGTTTCGCTATTGATTTCTAACATAGTGGCTTGTTTGGTATCTACCTCTAGGGCGATCACTCCCTCAGAAGCCACGCGATCAGCCTTTTTAACCGCTTTGCTCAAACCCTTTTGGCGTAGATGTTCAATAGCTTTTTCTAAATCCCCTCCGCACTCTACTAAGGCTTTTTTGCAATCCATCATGGGCGCATCGGTGATCTCGCGAAGTTGTTTAACCTGTGCAGCACTAATTTGACTCATGGACTTCTCCCTGCTCTTCTTGATGTAATTCTTCTAAGACCTCGATGCGTTCCTCATCACTCACTGGCATCATTTCTTGAGATTCCTCAGAACGGCCTACAAGTTCCCGACCCTCTGTAATCGCTTCAGCCATTTCTTTACAAAAGAGGCGGATAGAGCGAATCGCATCATCATTGCCGGGGATGGGGTAGTCTACCAAATCAGGATCGCAATTGGTATCTAGGGGAGCGATGATGGGAATGCCCAAACGGCGCGCCTCAGCCACGGCGATTTTTTCTTTCACCACATCCACTACAAACATCATGTCAGGCATTTGTTTCATGTGGCGCACTCCGCCTAGATACTTTTCAAGTTTCTCTTTTTTACGCAAGATCATTAATTTCTCTTTTTTAGTGAGCAGATCGATCTGTCCGCTAGTTTCCATGTCTTCCATGATTTCTAGTTTGCGCACGGATTTACGGATCGTGCTAAAGTTGGTGAGCATTCCACCTAGCCAGCGGTAATTGACATAGGGGACATTGACCTGCATTGCGTATTCTTTGAGTGCATCGCTGGCTTGTTTTTTAGTGCCTACAAACATGATAGTTTTGCCCTCAGAGCTTGCATCCCGTACTATGTTATAGGTATAGCGGAAATAACGCAAAGTTTTTTGCAAGTCGATGATGTGGATGTTTTTACGCACCCCAAAGATAAAGCGTTTGGTTTTAGGATTCCAACGCCTTGTTTGGTGGCCAAAATGCACCCCGCATTCTAATAAGTCTTTCATTGTGATCATTATTGCTCCTTAAAGTTTGCCACCACACCCGACCGAAGACCTTAAGTATGGGTGTGTGTAGATTTGTCGCAAAGGACACGCGATTTTAACGCACTTCAGATAAAGGAGAGTTTAAGCACTTACAACAACACTTTTAATATACATATGTATATGCTAGCATAACAACATCTTAATAGAAAGGAGAAAACGATGGCACAAAGCAAAAGCGAACGGGATCACCACTCTAATCAGTGCAACCCGAACAATCAAGCCTATAGAGATGCGCAAAATAACCGCGCTAACCAGCTCAACCCAAACCATCCGGAATACAAAGGCAACAAGTAGCCCTTCGGTCTTTCTGGTGGTTAGGTCCCTCAAGGGAGGAGGGGGCTTTGAAAACGATCCTCTCTCTTCTAAAACCCCTTAACTAAAGCTTGAAAAACTTAAA
This portion of the Helicobacter felis ATCC 49179 genome encodes:
- the metK gene encoding methionine adenosyltransferase; the protein is MNNHLFTSESVTEGHPDKMADQISDAILDYIIERDPHARVACETLLSNGFCVIAGELKTKIYAPMQEIARAVVRDIGYTDALYGFDYRSAAVLNAIGEQSPDINQGVDRADGEVGAGDQGLMFGYACNETPSYMPLPIYLAHSITSSLAQARKSATLPFLRPDGKAQVTIRYEDGKPVGVHTIVVSTQHSPEVDQKHLREAVIEEIVYKVLPKEFLNDNIIYHINPTGKFVIGGPQGDAGLTGRKIIVDTYGGSCPHGGGAFSGKDPSKVDRSAAYMARYIAKNLVASGVCAKATIQLAYAIGVIEPVSVYVNTHGTSKYSPQELEACVRALFKLTPKGIIQSLDLLRPIYRQTAAYGHFGREGFSWEQLDKVKAIQEYFKH
- the tsf gene encoding translation elongation factor Ts, with the translated sequence MSQISAAQVKQLREITDAPMMDCKKALVECGGDLEKAIEHLRQKGLSKAVKKADRVASEGVIALEVDTKQATMLEINSETDFVAKNDHFKALVAKSLEVAKGQGVESVESLYQASVEGQTYESYLHGAIAKIGENIVVRRLTHESAKENEALNGYLHANHRVGTIIKITHTNPANTDKLRELARQIAMHAAAMKPVVLDHHAFTPEFIAQEKLALVAELEKENEEAKRLGKPLKHIPTFVSHAELTQEVLSQQEEAYKKELKEQGKPEKIFDKIIPGKMERFIADNTLLDQRLTLLGQFFVMDDKKTIAQVLKEKGAELQDTLSISAYVRFEVGEGIEKKSEDFAAEVAAQMGHE
- the rpsB gene encoding 30S ribosomal protein S2, whose protein sequence is MITMKDLLECGVHFGHQTRRWNPKTKRFIFGVRKNIHIIDLQKTLRYFRYTYNIVRDASSEGKTIMFVGTKKQASDALKEYAMQVNVPYVNYRWLGGMLTNFSTIRKSVRKLEIMEDMETSGQIDLLTKKEKLMILRKKEKLEKYLGGVRHMKQMPDMMFVVDVVKEKIAVAEARRLGIPIIAPLDTNCDPDLVDYPIPGNDDAIRSIRLFCKEMAEAITEGRELVGRSEESQEMMPVSDEERIEVLEELHQEEQGEVHESN